One segment of Nomia melanderi isolate GNS246 chromosome 10, iyNomMela1, whole genome shotgun sequence DNA contains the following:
- the APC4 gene encoding anaphase-promoting complex subunit 4 isoform X2, translating into MRQLEERQLPAEVTKMQWSPKMDLLAIANVKGEVTLHRLTWQRVWLLSPQEETDTVVNLAWRPDGKLLAVSYENSKTVCLVDIENKNIVHKTKLNFHNVITCITWLPLSNPVNDSFSNSNKANMLPTGEYLPPLPSLNRSFGQEPERKEFLFQTLDILFLGLDDGNVTMFVFGMFYCGTISVGHGRILEISGGSNKPMWITWKDNSGIKVNRLWCPLLEQNMAFLKVAQAQANIEYLMDYLSRTLMAISEAWETILLEMDEKLARYAKTNPPGGVAADFLELLMIGIPTQNLENFLLRDLTEKGLKKLGHSIEMCYSNIQKLVLKNLTSVGMALVYQLAELRGMVRLGGPYELLGLTDEGIITKALHASEAFLAKSSEIQQVIDHSMRDYKAFFRWLYVVILRLTDERIPSEVSRVSQQELTFIAEFLRGFDKTEPGVSGRKGVNLEKLGQYLRRENLKTCLTPEGSEWAMMLDENHCLRDHPLIVKQDLNFSLLQSHAKLITAIHNVFGEAYQGLVDHFTVSSIPLAPSIAFTSSQIATNNDGLLVATCDVDHKILRLFKIESSYTEPVSLNFKLGTIDVDHRSESYSKTYMDGIIVDLQFYTHEYLSLLFFNKHSQSSFLIQLPLNHSRIFENQDKHPVSLTDLISNNWPRPFQGISVRRLAVSGARKVAAVLSESNRKIRLLETEVEPEEEEDEEDDEDGANENMLETMHEPTASTSQ; encoded by the exons ATGAGACAATTAGAAGAAAGACAACTTCCAGCTGAAGTGACAAAAATGCAATGGTCACCAAAAATGGATCTCCTAGCAATTGCAAATGTAAAAG GAGAAGTTACCCTTCATAGATTAACATGGCAAAGAGTATGGCTATTAAGTCCTCAAGAAGAAACTGATACTGTAGTAAATTTAGCATGGAGACCGGATGGAAAACTTTTAGCTGTTTCTTATGAAAACTCTAAAACTGTTTGTCTTGTAGATATTGAAAACAAAAACATTGTACATAAAACAAAACTTAACTTTCATAATGTAATTACATGCATTACATGGTTACCATTGTCAAATCCAGTGAATGACAGTTTCTCAAATAGCAACAAAGCAAACATGCTACCAACTGGAGAATATCTCCCACCTTTACCAAGTTTGAATAGAAGTTTCGGCCAAGAACCTGAGCGCAAAGAATTCCTATTTCAAACTTTAGACATACTTTTT CTTGGTTTAGATGATGGAAATGTCACAATGTTTGTATTTGGAATGTTTTACTGTGGCACTATTTCAGTAGGTCATGGTCGAATATTAGAAATTAGTGGTGGATCTAACAAGCCAATGTGGATTACATGGAAAGACAACAGTGGCATTAAAGTGAATAGATTATGGTGTCCATTGCTGGAACAAAATATGGCATTCTTGAAG gTAGCACAAGCCCAAGCTAATATAGAATACTTAATGGATTACCTTTCACGTACATTAATGGCCATTTCTGAAGCATGGGAAACGATTCTCTTAGAAATGGATGAAAAGCTAGCACGATATGCAAAAACAAATCCACCTGGAGGAGTTGCAGCAGATTTTTTAGAATTGTTAATGATTGGCATTCCAAcccaaaatttagaaaattttttGTTGAGAGATCTAACTGAGAAAGGATTGAAAAAATTAGGACATAGTATTGAAATGTGCTACAGTAATATACAG AAATTGGTTTTGAAAAACTTAACTAGTGTTGGAATGGCATTAGTATATCAGTTAGCTGAACTGAGAGGTATGGTAAGACTGGGTGGTCCTTATGAACTATTGGGATTAACAGATGAAGGTATAATAACAAAAGCTCTTCATGCGTCTGAAGCTTTCCTAGCAAAGTCTTCAGAAATACAACAAGTAATAGATCACAGTATGCGAGACTACAAAGCATTCTTCAG gtGGTTATATGTGGTAATTCTAAGGCTAACAGACGAGAGAATACCGTCTGAAGTGAGCCGAGTCAGTCAACAAGAATTAACATTTATAGCGGAATTTTTACGTGGCTTTGATAAGACTGAACCAGGTGTTAGTGGCAGAAAAGGagtaaatttagaaaaattaggcCAATATTTACGacgtgaaaatttgaaaacttgttTGACCCCTGAAGGAAGTGAATGGGCAATGATGCTTGatgaaaatcattgtctcagaGATCATCCACTTATCGTTAAGCAAGatcttaatttttcattgcttCAATCTCATGCAAAATTAATTACCGCTATACATAATGTTTTTGGAGAGGCATATCAGGGCTTAGTCGATCATTTCACTGTATCAAGTATTCCACTGGCGCCGTCAATAGCATTTACATCTTCTCAAATTGCAACAAATAATGATGGTTTGTTAGTTGCTACATGTGATGTTGATCATAAAATATTACGATTATTCAAAATTGAGTCTTCGTATACAGAACCCGTTTCACTCAACTTCAAGTTGGGTACAATAGACGTAGATCATAGATCAG aatCGTATTCTAAGACTTATATGGATGGTATTATAGTGGATTTGCAATTTTATACCCACGAATATCTTAGtctattattctttaataaacatAGTCAATCATCATTTCTTATACAATTACCATTAAACCATTCCcgaatttttgaaaatcaaGATAAACACCCAGTTAGCTTAACTGATCTAATAAGCAATAATTGGCCGCGACCGTTTCAAGGTATATCTGTTAGGCGATTAGCAGTCAGTGGTGCTCGAAAAGTAGCTGCTGTTTTAAGCGaaagtaacagaaaaataagatTATTAGAAACTGAAGTAGAAccagaagaggaagaagatgaagaagacgaTGAAGATGGTGCTAACGAGAATATGTTAGAAACTATGCATGAACCAACTGCAAGTACTTCCCAATAA
- the LOC116429772 gene encoding U11/U12 small nuclear ribonucleoprotein 35 kDa protein — MADPLQNWSPYAKEYDPLKAGSIDGTDTEPHDKAVSRAMQAHYEPPHGLKSKPERTLFVARFGPKITKYDLKDFFSRYGDVLSTKVIVDIVTGLSQGYGFVEMRNEDEARRAIRRSVDATLKGYRIFVDYECGRTMKGWKPRRLGGGFGGKKESGQLRFGGRDRPFKKPIVPNIIRHHK, encoded by the exons ATG GCAGATCCATTACAGAATTGGAGTCCATATGCCAAAGAATACGATCCTTTGAAAGCTGGCAGTATCGATGGCACAGACACAGAACCACACGATAAAGCTGTCAGCCGTGCAATGCAAGCACATTATGAACCGCCTCATGGGTTGAAATCCAAACCTGAAAGAACATTGTTTGTAGCTAGGTTTGGTCCAAAAATTACCAAATATGACTTGAAAGAT ttTTTTTCTAGGTATGGAGATGTGTTATCAACAAAAGTTATAGTCGACATAGTAACTGGCCTATCTCAAGGTTATGGATTTGTAGAAATGAGAAATGAAGATGAAGCCAGAAGAGCGATTAGACGTTCTGTGGATGCTACCTTGAAAGGCTATAGAATTTTTGTTGATTACGAGTGTGGTCGTACTATGAAGGGCTGGAAACCAAGAAGACTTG GAGGTGGTTTTGGGGGCAAGAAAGAATCAGGTCAGCTGAGATTCGGTGGAAGAGATAGACCTTTTAAAAAACCAATTGTACCAAATATTATAAGGCATCATAAATAA
- the LOC116429762 gene encoding uncharacterized protein LOC116429762 isoform X2, which produces MLAVKVVNTGKKEDRRAVEREVEIMRRLQHPRLIQLYDAIDTGKQIYVILELIEGGELFERVIDEDFVLTERSCAVFMRQICEGIEFIHRQNILHLDLKPENILCLTKEGNRIKIIDFGLAREYDPKKKLQVLFGTPEFVAPEVVNFDQIGFGTDMWSIGVICYVLLSGLSPFMGDTDIETMANVTIAKYDFDHDAFTNISEEAKDFIRGLLVKDKEKRLSATQCREHRWLTRKTSKQQVEEAALQPNPVTETVTQIPQISRVLVNNNNNNNVDELDVTKDNLRLFVERWREHPDSPYMIDLPQLGISSLMHDHEELVSLQGHSPSPCASICSTPSETTEIPSLDSQSFLTVPSFGFERRASEGVTMEKPRSDPASQIVLAEEIIKLSEHLRAIAMGTCLKSNEESADSKKTTEKLEEKTTSNRNGVHSRSNGVVTTDESNEITQKLSSIMRHRKLNGTTFHSSRSFDRFSETNTSNIFASLKKAKQNGEGKSSEVKTDERTVQEEVVTGPNSFAAETSQETTEDAASSEPVRIYAEGEMDLTPPWRRSRVKHVFGETSRDVPRISGLRNLHKNLNLDEPTSKDLLLHLLEEWDEVATRPSSVGRKSVSVDWCGQESVARKTMNSLAEYFQSKQQKSSSPNGNQSASNSIHR; this is translated from the exons ATGCTCGCCGTGAAGGTGGTGAACACCGGGAAGAAGGAGGACAGGCGTGCGGTCGAGCGAGAAGTTGAAATTATGAGACGACTGCAACATCCCAGACTTATTCAGCTGTACGATGCTATCGACACTGGGAAACAGATATACGTTATTTTGGAACT GATCGAAGGTGGCGAACTGTTCGAGAGGGTGATAGACGAGGACTTCGTGTTGACCGAGCGCAGTTGCGCCGTCTTCATGCGACAGATCTGCGAGGGCATCGAATTCATTCATCGGCAGAACATACTGCATCTCGATCTAAAG CCGGAGAATATACTGTGCCTGACTAAAGAGGGAAACAGGATTAAAATCATTGATTTCGGCCTCGCGAGGGAGTACGACCCGAAGAAGAAGTTGCAGGTTCTATTTGGCACGCCGGAGTTCGTTGCACCGGAAGTCGTAAATTTCGATCAGATTGGTTTCGGCACCGACATGTGGAGTATAGGCGTCATCTGTTACGTACT GTTATCCGGCCTGTCTCCGTTCATGGGTGACACGGACATCGAGACGATGGCGAACGTTACCATCGCCAAGTACGACTTCGATCATGACGCCTTCACTAACATATCCGAGGAAGCGAAGGACTTCATCCGGGGTCTCCTGGTCAAAGACAAAGA AAAACGATTGTCGGCCACGCAATGCAGGGAACATCGTTGGTTGACGAGAAAGACGAGCAAGCAGCAGGTCGAGGAAGCGGCGTTGCAGCCGAACCCCGTTACCGAAACAGTCACGCAAATCCCGCAGATCTCGCGGGTGCTGgttaacaacaacaacaacaacaacgtgGACGAGTTGGACGTGACCAAGGATAACCTGAGACTGTTCGTTGAACGTTGGCGAGAGCATCCCGACAGTCCTTACATGATCGATCTCCCTCAGCTTGGTATCTCCTCGCTGATGCACGATCACGAAGAACTAGTGTCCCTTCAGGGTCACAGTCCATCCCCTTGCGCGAGTATTTGCAGCACACCCTCGGAAACCACGGAAATACCTTCCTTGGACAGCCAGAGTTTCCTGACGGTGCCCAGCTTCGGTTTCGAGAGGAGAGCTTCGGAAGGAGTCACAATGGAGAAACCTCGCAGCGATCCAGCCAGTCAGATCGTCCTCGCCGAAGAGATCATCAAGCTGTCCGAGCATTTGAGGGCCATAGCTATGGGCACGTGCCTGAAGTCCAACGAGGAGTCAGCGGACAGCAAGAAAACCACGGAGAAGCTTGAGGAAAAGACGACGAGCAATCGCAACGGTGTGCATTCGAGGAGCAACGGAGTGGTCACGACGGATGAGTCCAACGAGATCACTCAGAAGCTATCTAGCATAATGAGACATAGGAAGCTGAATGGAACAACGTTTCACAGTAGCCGCAGCTTCGACAGGTTTTCGGAGACGAATACCTCGAATATATTCGCGTCTTTGAAGAAAGCGAAGCAAAACGGGGAGGGCAAGAGTTCGGAGGTAAAGACAGATGAAAGGACAGTTCAAGAGGAAGTTGTAACGGGACCTAACAGCTTTGCAGCGGAGACCTCGCAGGAGACGACGGAGGACGCGGCGAGCAGTGAGCCGGTTAGAATATACGCCGAAGGTGAGATGGACCTGACGCCACCATGGCGACGTTCCCGGGTGAAGCACGTGTTTGGGGAGACCAGTCGAGACGTTCCCCGAATCTCCGGGCTGCGTAATCTGCACAAGAATCTGAATCTCGACGAGCCGACCAGCAAGGATCTGTTGCTCCATTTGCTGGAGGAATGGGACGAAGTGGCTACCAGGCCGTCGAGTGTAGGCAGGAAATCGGTGAGCGTTGACTGGTGTGGTCAGGAATCGGTTGCCAGGAAGACGATGAACTCCCTAGCTGAGTATTTCCAGTCGAAGCAACAGAAATCGAGCTCGCCCAACGGGAACCAGTCCGCGTCGAATTCGATACATCGTTGA
- the LOC116429762 gene encoding uncharacterized protein LOC116429762 isoform X1 — translation MIRVDETDPVGEIEPSFPYRDVTVRRGVDFKDHYNIQSEIGRGKFGTVYRCKEKASGLMLAVKVVNTGKKEDRRAVEREVEIMRRLQHPRLIQLYDAIDTGKQIYVILELIEGGELFERVIDEDFVLTERSCAVFMRQICEGIEFIHRQNILHLDLKPENILCLTKEGNRIKIIDFGLAREYDPKKKLQVLFGTPEFVAPEVVNFDQIGFGTDMWSIGVICYVLLSGLSPFMGDTDIETMANVTIAKYDFDHDAFTNISEEAKDFIRGLLVKDKEKRLSATQCREHRWLTRKTSKQQVEEAALQPNPVTETVTQIPQISRVLVNNNNNNNVDELDVTKDNLRLFVERWREHPDSPYMIDLPQLGISSLMHDHEELVSLQGHSPSPCASICSTPSETTEIPSLDSQSFLTVPSFGFERRASEGVTMEKPRSDPASQIVLAEEIIKLSEHLRAIAMGTCLKSNEESADSKKTTEKLEEKTTSNRNGVHSRSNGVVTTDESNEITQKLSSIMRHRKLNGTTFHSSRSFDRFSETNTSNIFASLKKAKQNGEGKSSEVKTDERTVQEEVVTGPNSFAAETSQETTEDAASSEPVRIYAEGEMDLTPPWRRSRVKHVFGETSRDVPRISGLRNLHKNLNLDEPTSKDLLLHLLEEWDEVATRPSSVGRKSVSVDWCGQESVARKTMNSLAEYFQSKQQKSSSPNGNQSASNSIHR, via the exons ATGATACGCGTCGACGAAACTGACCCGGTCGGCG AGATCGAGCCGAGCTTTCCGTATCGAGATGTAACCGTCCGCCGAGGCGTGGACTTCAAGGATCATTACAACATCCAATCCGAGATCGGCCG AGGGAAATTTGGCACCGTCTATCGATGCAAGGAGAAAGCAAGCGGACTGATGCTCGCCGTGAAGGTGGTGAACACCGGGAAGAAGGAGGACAGGCGTGCGGTCGAGCGAGAAGTTGAAATTATGAGACGACTGCAACATCCCAGACTTATTCAGCTGTACGATGCTATCGACACTGGGAAACAGATATACGTTATTTTGGAACT GATCGAAGGTGGCGAACTGTTCGAGAGGGTGATAGACGAGGACTTCGTGTTGACCGAGCGCAGTTGCGCCGTCTTCATGCGACAGATCTGCGAGGGCATCGAATTCATTCATCGGCAGAACATACTGCATCTCGATCTAAAG CCGGAGAATATACTGTGCCTGACTAAAGAGGGAAACAGGATTAAAATCATTGATTTCGGCCTCGCGAGGGAGTACGACCCGAAGAAGAAGTTGCAGGTTCTATTTGGCACGCCGGAGTTCGTTGCACCGGAAGTCGTAAATTTCGATCAGATTGGTTTCGGCACCGACATGTGGAGTATAGGCGTCATCTGTTACGTACT GTTATCCGGCCTGTCTCCGTTCATGGGTGACACGGACATCGAGACGATGGCGAACGTTACCATCGCCAAGTACGACTTCGATCATGACGCCTTCACTAACATATCCGAGGAAGCGAAGGACTTCATCCGGGGTCTCCTGGTCAAAGACAAAGA AAAACGATTGTCGGCCACGCAATGCAGGGAACATCGTTGGTTGACGAGAAAGACGAGCAAGCAGCAGGTCGAGGAAGCGGCGTTGCAGCCGAACCCCGTTACCGAAACAGTCACGCAAATCCCGCAGATCTCGCGGGTGCTGgttaacaacaacaacaacaacaacgtgGACGAGTTGGACGTGACCAAGGATAACCTGAGACTGTTCGTTGAACGTTGGCGAGAGCATCCCGACAGTCCTTACATGATCGATCTCCCTCAGCTTGGTATCTCCTCGCTGATGCACGATCACGAAGAACTAGTGTCCCTTCAGGGTCACAGTCCATCCCCTTGCGCGAGTATTTGCAGCACACCCTCGGAAACCACGGAAATACCTTCCTTGGACAGCCAGAGTTTCCTGACGGTGCCCAGCTTCGGTTTCGAGAGGAGAGCTTCGGAAGGAGTCACAATGGAGAAACCTCGCAGCGATCCAGCCAGTCAGATCGTCCTCGCCGAAGAGATCATCAAGCTGTCCGAGCATTTGAGGGCCATAGCTATGGGCACGTGCCTGAAGTCCAACGAGGAGTCAGCGGACAGCAAGAAAACCACGGAGAAGCTTGAGGAAAAGACGACGAGCAATCGCAACGGTGTGCATTCGAGGAGCAACGGAGTGGTCACGACGGATGAGTCCAACGAGATCACTCAGAAGCTATCTAGCATAATGAGACATAGGAAGCTGAATGGAACAACGTTTCACAGTAGCCGCAGCTTCGACAGGTTTTCGGAGACGAATACCTCGAATATATTCGCGTCTTTGAAGAAAGCGAAGCAAAACGGGGAGGGCAAGAGTTCGGAGGTAAAGACAGATGAAAGGACAGTTCAAGAGGAAGTTGTAACGGGACCTAACAGCTTTGCAGCGGAGACCTCGCAGGAGACGACGGAGGACGCGGCGAGCAGTGAGCCGGTTAGAATATACGCCGAAGGTGAGATGGACCTGACGCCACCATGGCGACGTTCCCGGGTGAAGCACGTGTTTGGGGAGACCAGTCGAGACGTTCCCCGAATCTCCGGGCTGCGTAATCTGCACAAGAATCTGAATCTCGACGAGCCGACCAGCAAGGATCTGTTGCTCCATTTGCTGGAGGAATGGGACGAAGTGGCTACCAGGCCGTCGAGTGTAGGCAGGAAATCGGTGAGCGTTGACTGGTGTGGTCAGGAATCGGTTGCCAGGAAGACGATGAACTCCCTAGCTGAGTATTTCCAGTCGAAGCAACAGAAATCGAGCTCGCCCAACGGGAACCAGTCCGCGTCGAATTCGATACATCGTTGA
- the APC4 gene encoding anaphase-promoting complex subunit 4 isoform X1: protein MLLDKVQRDADLRSMRQLEERQLPAEVTKMQWSPKMDLLAIANVKGEVTLHRLTWQRVWLLSPQEETDTVVNLAWRPDGKLLAVSYENSKTVCLVDIENKNIVHKTKLNFHNVITCITWLPLSNPVNDSFSNSNKANMLPTGEYLPPLPSLNRSFGQEPERKEFLFQTLDILFLGLDDGNVTMFVFGMFYCGTISVGHGRILEISGGSNKPMWITWKDNSGIKVNRLWCPLLEQNMAFLKVAQAQANIEYLMDYLSRTLMAISEAWETILLEMDEKLARYAKTNPPGGVAADFLELLMIGIPTQNLENFLLRDLTEKGLKKLGHSIEMCYSNIQKLVLKNLTSVGMALVYQLAELRGMVRLGGPYELLGLTDEGIITKALHASEAFLAKSSEIQQVIDHSMRDYKAFFRWLYVVILRLTDERIPSEVSRVSQQELTFIAEFLRGFDKTEPGVSGRKGVNLEKLGQYLRRENLKTCLTPEGSEWAMMLDENHCLRDHPLIVKQDLNFSLLQSHAKLITAIHNVFGEAYQGLVDHFTVSSIPLAPSIAFTSSQIATNNDGLLVATCDVDHKILRLFKIESSYTEPVSLNFKLGTIDVDHRSESYSKTYMDGIIVDLQFYTHEYLSLLFFNKHSQSSFLIQLPLNHSRIFENQDKHPVSLTDLISNNWPRPFQGISVRRLAVSGARKVAAVLSESNRKIRLLETEVEPEEEEDEEDDEDGANENMLETMHEPTASTSQ, encoded by the exons ATGCTCCTGGATAAAGTTCAGCGAGACGCAGATTTAA GAAGTATGAGACAATTAGAAGAAAGACAACTTCCAGCTGAAGTGACAAAAATGCAATGGTCACCAAAAATGGATCTCCTAGCAATTGCAAATGTAAAAG GAGAAGTTACCCTTCATAGATTAACATGGCAAAGAGTATGGCTATTAAGTCCTCAAGAAGAAACTGATACTGTAGTAAATTTAGCATGGAGACCGGATGGAAAACTTTTAGCTGTTTCTTATGAAAACTCTAAAACTGTTTGTCTTGTAGATATTGAAAACAAAAACATTGTACATAAAACAAAACTTAACTTTCATAATGTAATTACATGCATTACATGGTTACCATTGTCAAATCCAGTGAATGACAGTTTCTCAAATAGCAACAAAGCAAACATGCTACCAACTGGAGAATATCTCCCACCTTTACCAAGTTTGAATAGAAGTTTCGGCCAAGAACCTGAGCGCAAAGAATTCCTATTTCAAACTTTAGACATACTTTTT CTTGGTTTAGATGATGGAAATGTCACAATGTTTGTATTTGGAATGTTTTACTGTGGCACTATTTCAGTAGGTCATGGTCGAATATTAGAAATTAGTGGTGGATCTAACAAGCCAATGTGGATTACATGGAAAGACAACAGTGGCATTAAAGTGAATAGATTATGGTGTCCATTGCTGGAACAAAATATGGCATTCTTGAAG gTAGCACAAGCCCAAGCTAATATAGAATACTTAATGGATTACCTTTCACGTACATTAATGGCCATTTCTGAAGCATGGGAAACGATTCTCTTAGAAATGGATGAAAAGCTAGCACGATATGCAAAAACAAATCCACCTGGAGGAGTTGCAGCAGATTTTTTAGAATTGTTAATGATTGGCATTCCAAcccaaaatttagaaaattttttGTTGAGAGATCTAACTGAGAAAGGATTGAAAAAATTAGGACATAGTATTGAAATGTGCTACAGTAATATACAG AAATTGGTTTTGAAAAACTTAACTAGTGTTGGAATGGCATTAGTATATCAGTTAGCTGAACTGAGAGGTATGGTAAGACTGGGTGGTCCTTATGAACTATTGGGATTAACAGATGAAGGTATAATAACAAAAGCTCTTCATGCGTCTGAAGCTTTCCTAGCAAAGTCTTCAGAAATACAACAAGTAATAGATCACAGTATGCGAGACTACAAAGCATTCTTCAG gtGGTTATATGTGGTAATTCTAAGGCTAACAGACGAGAGAATACCGTCTGAAGTGAGCCGAGTCAGTCAACAAGAATTAACATTTATAGCGGAATTTTTACGTGGCTTTGATAAGACTGAACCAGGTGTTAGTGGCAGAAAAGGagtaaatttagaaaaattaggcCAATATTTACGacgtgaaaatttgaaaacttgttTGACCCCTGAAGGAAGTGAATGGGCAATGATGCTTGatgaaaatcattgtctcagaGATCATCCACTTATCGTTAAGCAAGatcttaatttttcattgcttCAATCTCATGCAAAATTAATTACCGCTATACATAATGTTTTTGGAGAGGCATATCAGGGCTTAGTCGATCATTTCACTGTATCAAGTATTCCACTGGCGCCGTCAATAGCATTTACATCTTCTCAAATTGCAACAAATAATGATGGTTTGTTAGTTGCTACATGTGATGTTGATCATAAAATATTACGATTATTCAAAATTGAGTCTTCGTATACAGAACCCGTTTCACTCAACTTCAAGTTGGGTACAATAGACGTAGATCATAGATCAG aatCGTATTCTAAGACTTATATGGATGGTATTATAGTGGATTTGCAATTTTATACCCACGAATATCTTAGtctattattctttaataaacatAGTCAATCATCATTTCTTATACAATTACCATTAAACCATTCCcgaatttttgaaaatcaaGATAAACACCCAGTTAGCTTAACTGATCTAATAAGCAATAATTGGCCGCGACCGTTTCAAGGTATATCTGTTAGGCGATTAGCAGTCAGTGGTGCTCGAAAAGTAGCTGCTGTTTTAAGCGaaagtaacagaaaaataagatTATTAGAAACTGAAGTAGAAccagaagaggaagaagatgaagaagacgaTGAAGATGGTGCTAACGAGAATATGTTAGAAACTATGCATGAACCAACTGCAAGTACTTCCCAATAA